One segment of Theobroma cacao cultivar B97-61/B2 chromosome 9, Criollo_cocoa_genome_V2, whole genome shotgun sequence DNA contains the following:
- the LOC108663443 gene encoding aldehyde dehydrogenase family 7 member A1-like isoform X1, whose product MNNSVPLGLSSSIFTRRPEVIFKWIGPCGSDCGIVNVNIPTNGAEIGGAFGGEKATGGGREAGSDSCEINYGKELPLAQGINFVQ is encoded by the exons ATGAACAACTCTGTACCTCTAGGACTAAGTAGTTCTATCTTTACACGCAGACCCGAAGTTATATTCAAGTGGATTGG TCCATGCGGAAGTGATTGTGGCATTGTCAATGTAAATATACCAACCAATGGAGCTGAGATCGGTGGTGCCTTTGGTGGAGAAAAAGCAACTGGTGGTGGTCGCGAAGCAGGAAGCGACTCATG TGAGATCAATTATGGAAAGGAACTGCCATTGGCTCAAGGGATAAATTTTGTCCAATAA
- the LOC108663443 gene encoding aldehyde dehydrogenase family 7 member B4-like isoform X2 — protein MLKLILLGREDSYWWNCYRVRRPCGSDCGIVNVNIPTNGAEIGGAFGGEKATGGGREAGSDSCEINYGKELPLAQGINFVQ, from the exons ATGCTCAAGCTGATACTTCTAGGGAGGGAAGATTCTTACTGGTGGAACTGTTATAGAGTCAGACG TCCATGCGGAAGTGATTGTGGCATTGTCAATGTAAATATACCAACCAATGGAGCTGAGATCGGTGGTGCCTTTGGTGGAGAAAAAGCAACTGGTGGTGGTCGCGAAGCAGGAAGCGACTCATG TGAGATCAATTATGGAAAGGAACTGCCATTGGCTCAAGGGATAAATTTTGTCCAATAA